A section of the Ammospiza caudacuta isolate bAmmCau1 chromosome 28, bAmmCau1.pri, whole genome shotgun sequence genome encodes:
- the CDC34 gene encoding ubiquitin-conjugating enzyme E2 R1 encodes MARPAVPSSQKALLLELKGLQEEPVEGFRVGLVDEGDLYTWDVAIFGPPDTHYEGGYFKARLRFPIDYPYSPPAFRFLTKMWHPNIYETGDVCISILHPPVDDPQSGELPSERWNPTQNVRTILLSVISLLNEPNAFSPANVDASVMYRKWKESKGKDREYTDIIRKQVLGTKVDAERDGVKVPTTLAEYCVKTKTPAPDEGSDLFYDDYYEDDELEEEAESCYGDEDDSGNEES; translated from the exons ATGGCGCGGCCCGCCGTGCCCAGCTCGCAGAAGgcgctgctgctggagctcaaggggctgcaggaggagcccgTGGAGGGGTTCCGCGTCGGGCTGGTGGACGAGGGGGACCTGTACACCTGGGACGTGGCCATCTTCGGACCCCCGGACACGCACTACGAGGGCGGATACTTCAAG GCTCGTCTCCGCTTCCCCATCGACTACCCCTACTCTCCTCCTGCCTTCAGGTTCCTCACCAAGATGTGGCACCCCAATATCTACGAG ACAGGTGATGTCTGCATCTCCATCCTGCACCCCCCTGTGGATGACCCTCAGAGTGGAGAGCTGCCCTCGGAGCGCTGGAACCCCACCCAGAACGTGCG AACCATTCTGCTGAGTGTGATCTCGCTGCTGAATGAGCCCAACGCGTTTTCCCCGGCCAACGTGGACGCCTCGGTGATGTACCGCAAGTGGAAGGAGAGCAAAGGGAAGGACCGGGAGTACACAGACATCATCAG GAAGCAGGTGCTGGGCACCAAGGTGGATGCTGAGCGGGATGGAGTGAAGGTCCCCACCACGCTGGCTGAGTACTGTGTGAAGACCAAGACTCCAGCCCCAGATGAGGGCTCAGACCTCTTTTATGATGACTATTATGAGGATGATGAGCtggaggaggaagcagagagTTGTTACGGTGATGAGGATGACTCCGGCAATGAGGAATCTTGA
- the BSG gene encoding basigin: MAAGAAGTRALLALLVLCSMAAGAAGTSPDIAGNFLVDAGKVTLWCNMSEPQHTITGHKWIHKEKTLKEDNEPGASTSYTFEGTVEEHSGIYECIFEGNPQTRGQVNISVPPQVTAYKKSEHGNEGDTGVLTCKNPSFPAVTTWSWHKSGHGRLENASGRYIIKSSGNKTELRILKLDIEQDTGDYFCNATNPLGTGDATVNLRVRSRLAALWPFLGIVAEVLVLVTIIFIYEKRRKPDEVPDDDDGGSAPLKSNATNHKDKNVRQRNAN; this comes from the exons atggcggcgggcgcggcgggaACGCGCgcgctgctggcgctgctcgTCTTGTGCTCGATGGCCGCCGGCGCCGCGGGGACAA GTCCAGATATCGCTGGTAATTTCCTCGTGGATGCTGGCAAGGTGACCCTGTGGTGTAACATGTCTGAACCACAACACACCATCACTGGCCACAAGTGGATTCACAAGGAGAAGACCCTGAAGGAGGACAACGAGCCTGGTGCTTCCACCAGCTACAC ATTTGAGGGGACGGTGGAGGAGCACTCTGGCATCTATGAGTGCATCTTTGAAGGCAACCCACAGACCAGAGGACAAGTGAATATTTCTG TTCCCCCCCAGGTGACAGCATACAAGAAGTCAGAGCATGGCAAtgagggggacacaggggtgcTGACCTGCAAGAATCCCTCTTTCCCTGCTGTCACCACCTGGTCTTGGCACAAAAGTGGGCACGGG cgCCTGGAGAACGCCTCTGGCAGGTACATCATCAAGTCCAGCGGCAACAAGACGGAGCTGAGGATCCTGAAGCTGGACATCGAGCAGGACACGGGGGATTATTTCTGCAACGCCACCAACCCGCTGGGCACGGGCGATGCCACCGTGAACCTGCGCGTGCGCAGCCGCCTGGCCGCCCTCTGGCCCTTCCTGGGCATCGTGGCCGAGGTGCTGGTCCTGGTCACCATCATCTTCATCTACGAGAAGAGGAGGAAGCCGGATGAGGTTCCTGACG ATGATGATGGAGGCTCTGCACCACT gAAGAGCAATGCCACAAACCACAAGGACAAGAACGTCCGCCAGAGGAACGCCAACTGA